In one Pseudomonadales bacterium genomic region, the following are encoded:
- a CDS encoding pilus assembly protein PilP, with protein MLSESLSAWSGSLFRGLGLLFFAVLASGCSSNDDFSDLQAFMDEVDARPKGTIEPLPSFEQVEPFAYNASGLRSPFEPPVVVRVPDRPDGGPEVTPNFNRVKQYLEQFAISSLSMVGTLSQGSAMYALIKDGEGGVHRVQAGDYIGTDHGRIQTIDETEIELVEIVPNGTGGWVERLRTVSLGLGNRG; from the coding sequence ATGCTGAGTGAATCTCTGTCTGCATGGTCGGGGTCTCTCTTCCGGGGGCTGGGGCTGCTGTTTTTTGCCGTGCTGGCTTCAGGTTGCAGCTCGAATGACGACTTCTCCGATCTGCAGGCATTCATGGATGAGGTGGATGCCCGGCCCAAGGGGACCATCGAGCCGCTCCCCTCTTTCGAGCAGGTGGAGCCCTTCGCATACAATGCCAGCGGCCTGCGCAGCCCGTTCGAACCACCGGTAGTGGTGCGGGTGCCGGATCGCCCGGACGGCGGGCCGGAAGTCACGCCCAACTTCAACAGGGTCAAGCAGTATCTCGAGCAGTTCGCCATATCGTCGCTGTCCATGGTGGGTACCCTCTCCCAGGGCAGTGCGATGTATGCTCTCATCAAGGATGGCGAGGGTGGCGTGCATCGTGTACAGGCCGGGGATTACATCGGCACGGATCACGGCAGGATTCAGACTATCGACGAAACGGAAATTGAACTCGTCGAGATTGTCCCGAACGGAACGGGTGGCTGGGTGGAACGCCTTCGCACCGTCAGTTTGGGTCTTGGAAACAGAGGATGA
- the pilO gene encoding type 4a pilus biogenesis protein PilO produces the protein MALQDTLEQLRNFDINDLDVNNIGAWPTAVKAIIMTLLLALILGCGYYFYLTDKQRTLEQVAAKELDLRRDYESKSRQAANLEELRAQKLEMEATFGALLKQLPKDTEVPGLLDDITRTAVDNELTIESIDLGEEKRTEFYAELPINIVVEGNYHKIGSFVSGVAALSRIVTLHDFNIQPQGSPDFLKMSILAKTYRYLDVAQ, from the coding sequence ATGGCTTTGCAGGACACACTCGAACAGCTCCGGAACTTTGATATCAATGATCTGGACGTCAACAACATCGGAGCATGGCCGACCGCCGTAAAAGCCATCATCATGACGCTGCTGCTGGCGCTCATTCTGGGCTGTGGCTACTACTTCTATCTGACCGACAAGCAGCGCACACTCGAGCAGGTTGCCGCCAAAGAACTGGATCTGCGCCGGGACTACGAGAGCAAGAGCCGTCAGGCGGCGAATCTCGAAGAACTCCGGGCACAGAAGCTGGAGATGGAAGCCACATTCGGAGCTCTGCTCAAGCAGCTGCCGAAAGATACGGAAGTTCCGGGTCTGCTGGACGACATTACGCGTACGGCTGTGGACAATGAACTCACCATCGAGAGTATCGATCTGGGTGAAGAGAAGCGCACCGAATTCTATGCGGAACTGCCCATCAACATCGTAGTTGAGGGTAACTATCACAAGATCGGTTCCTTCGTCAGCGGGGTGGCAGCGCTTTCCCGAATCGTCACGCTGCACGACTTCAATATTCAACCGCAGGGCTCGCCGGACTTTCTGAAAATGTCGATCCTTGCGAAGACCTATCGCTACCTGGATGTGGCTCAGTGA
- a CDS encoding PilN domain-containing protein, which translates to MAHINLLPWRDWERERKKKEFFGNLAGVLVLGAMLVFLGGWVLDNNIENQQNRNGFLETKIAALDQRIAEIQNLRKQRQELLERMRVIQELQGNRPVIVKVFDEMVRTLSKGVHYRKLEMAGHNLKVQGAAESNNRISSLMRNLDESEWFASPNLRSIKEDPKNADYGPQASTFDLTFVQVSPGQAAEQAEGG; encoded by the coding sequence ATGGCACATATCAACCTGCTTCCCTGGCGCGACTGGGAACGCGAGCGGAAAAAGAAGGAATTCTTCGGCAACCTGGCCGGTGTTCTGGTGCTGGGCGCGATGCTCGTCTTCCTCGGGGGATGGGTGCTCGACAACAACATTGAAAACCAGCAGAACCGCAACGGCTTTCTTGAAACAAAAATCGCAGCACTCGATCAGCGCATCGCGGAGATCCAGAATCTGCGCAAGCAGCGTCAGGAACTCCTCGAACGGATGCGGGTGATCCAGGAGCTGCAGGGCAACCGGCCGGTGATCGTGAAAGTTTTCGATGAGATGGTGCGGACGCTGTCGAAGGGCGTGCACTACAGAAAGCTGGAGATGGCCGGGCACAATCTCAAGGTCCAGGGCGCGGCAGAATCCAACAATCGCATTTCTTCCCTGATGCGCAATCTCGATGAGTCTGAGTGGTTCGCGTCACCGAATCTTCGCAGCATCAAGGAAGATCCGAAGAATGCGGATTACGGCCCGCAAGCCAGTACCTTCGATCTGACCTTCGTTCAGGTCAGTCCCGGCCAGGCAGCTGAACAGGCCGAGGGGGGTTAA
- a CDS encoding pilus assembly protein PilM: MLGFLSKKSNILLGLDISSTSVKLLELSKTNDRYRVEAYAVEPLPPNAVVEKNISDVEGVGEAIKRVISRSKCGSRAAAVAVAGSAVITKTIEMDAGLSDEEMENQITVEADQYIPYPLDEVAIDFEIQGLSERNPDQVEVLLAACRKENVEMREAALDLGQVKPAVVDIEAHAMKRAFELLKPQLGGNADDMVVAIIDIGATMTTLSVLADDRSIYTREQLFGGKQLTEEIQRRYSLSFEEAGLAKKQGGLPDDYEEEVLQPFKEAVLQQVTRSLQFFFSSSQYDDVDYIVLAGGTSSIDGLSEMIENKLGTPTIIANPFGEMSLSSKVDADALANDAPAMMISCGLAMRSFD; the protein is encoded by the coding sequence GTGCTGGGATTCCTGAGTAAGAAGTCCAATATCCTTCTTGGATTAGATATCAGCTCCACTTCCGTAAAGCTGCTCGAACTTTCCAAGACCAACGACCGGTACAGGGTCGAAGCCTACGCGGTGGAGCCTCTGCCGCCTAATGCCGTGGTCGAGAAGAATATTAGCGATGTGGAAGGGGTAGGTGAAGCAATCAAACGGGTGATCAGCCGTTCGAAATGCGGATCCCGGGCTGCCGCAGTCGCGGTTGCCGGCTCTGCCGTCATTACCAAGACCATAGAGATGGATGCCGGCCTGTCCGATGAGGAGATGGAAAACCAGATCACCGTCGAGGCGGATCAGTACATTCCGTATCCGCTGGATGAAGTCGCCATCGACTTCGAAATTCAGGGCCTTTCCGAGCGCAATCCGGATCAGGTGGAAGTTCTGCTCGCAGCCTGCCGGAAGGAAAACGTCGAAATGCGGGAGGCGGCACTGGACCTGGGCCAGGTAAAGCCTGCCGTGGTGGATATCGAAGCACACGCCATGAAGCGCGCGTTCGAACTGCTGAAGCCCCAGCTGGGTGGGAACGCGGATGACATGGTGGTCGCAATCATAGACATCGGCGCGACCATGACCACGCTCTCAGTGCTGGCGGACGACCGCTCGATATACACCCGGGAACAGCTTTTCGGGGGCAAACAGCTCACGGAAGAAATTCAGCGCCGCTACAGCCTTTCCTTCGAGGAGGCGGGCCTTGCCAAGAAGCAGGGTGGTCTTCCGGATGACTATGAAGAGGAAGTGCTGCAGCCTTTCAAGGAGGCTGTGCTCCAGCAGGTGACCCGCTCGCTGCAGTTTTTCTTTTCTTCTTCCCAATACGACGATGTGGACTACATCGTGCTGGCTGGGGGCACCTCCTCCATCGATGGTCTCTCAGAGATGATTGAGAACAAGCTCGGCACGCCGACCATCATTGCCAATCCCTTCGGAGAAATGTCGCTCTCCAGCAAGGTCGATGCGGACGCTCTGGCGAATGATGCTCCGGCGATGATGATTTCCTGCGGCCTGGCCATGAGGAGCTTCGACTAG
- a CDS encoding PBP1A family penicillin-binding protein, translating to MWLALAGVCATVLSLAGMYLYLDPQIPRAETYRHVKLETPLRVYTADARLIAEFGERRLIPVTLAEVPGHFISALLDTEDKRFYEHNGVDFVTLTTAALDLVMNMGEISRGGSTITMQLPRNLGTFSRDQVFIRKFKEILLALKMERELSKDEILELYINAVPFGKRAYGAQAAAYTYYGKPLAELTLAQLAMLAGIPQAPTAGNPINGPERSINRRNLVLRRMLEQRSITPAEFDVAVAAPITARLYARELDVPAPYAAEWVRQQLIRRLPDLYSGGYEVYTSLQSELQAAADSALRKGLLSYDRRHGYRGPEAQLMIREDEPLDDTRIQQTLAEMPLYGNLEAAVVKQVDENAATVQLAGRREVVLDLDAVRWARSFIDVDTRGPVITRVTDVLGPGDLIRVEYLGKVAREIDDSQAAEAAAATGGGALASAPVTEVLVDAWRLAQLPEIQGALVSLNPDTGAVLALSGGFDFGMNQYNHAIQAARQPGSGFKPFVYSAALNSGVTPASIFMDAPLVFDDKNLESEYRPDNDNNQYNGPTRLRVALYRSINLVSMRVLLDVGAGNVLSHAQRFGFDTSTFPRNTQLAVGGGTMAVTPLQMASAYAIIANGGWKVEPNLVTRVVDITGTEVFKPMYSVVCRECSEDAPASPASEEPSSLEDLLAQTAEGGTPAAVVPPAPRTIDARNAWIMNNMLQDVIKRGTGRRAAVELQRSDIAGKTGTTNDAADTWFNGYNPDVVTTVWVGFPNHQALGSREYGSNTPLPIWIDYMKVALADRPQISRPQPPGIVTRKINPRTGELASAQDSDAIFEYFLQEHVPTTSIAERRIERKDDEIKAVDIF from the coding sequence ATGTGGCTGGCCCTGGCCGGTGTATGTGCCACAGTGCTCAGTCTCGCGGGCATGTATCTCTATCTGGACCCCCAGATCCCCAGAGCCGAGACCTACAGGCACGTAAAACTGGAGACTCCACTTCGAGTGTATACGGCCGACGCCCGGCTTATTGCAGAATTTGGTGAACGACGTCTCATACCTGTAACCCTGGCTGAGGTGCCCGGGCACTTCATCAGCGCCCTGCTGGACACCGAAGACAAGCGTTTCTACGAGCACAACGGGGTCGATTTCGTCACCCTGACCACCGCAGCGCTGGATCTCGTGATGAATATGGGTGAGATTTCCCGCGGTGGCTCGACCATTACCATGCAGCTGCCGAGGAATCTGGGGACTTTTTCCCGGGATCAGGTCTTCATACGCAAATTCAAAGAGATTCTGCTGGCTCTGAAGATGGAGCGGGAGCTCTCGAAAGACGAGATCCTCGAGCTCTACATCAACGCCGTGCCCTTCGGTAAGCGGGCCTACGGTGCCCAGGCCGCCGCCTATACCTACTACGGCAAACCCCTCGCGGAGCTCACCCTCGCTCAGCTTGCCATGCTGGCGGGCATACCCCAGGCACCCACCGCGGGCAATCCGATCAACGGACCCGAGCGGTCCATCAACCGCCGCAACCTGGTATTGCGGCGAATGCTGGAGCAACGCTCGATCACCCCGGCAGAGTTTGATGTGGCCGTCGCAGCCCCCATTACCGCCCGCCTGTACGCCCGGGAACTCGATGTGCCCGCGCCCTATGCGGCCGAATGGGTCAGGCAGCAGCTCATCCGTCGATTGCCGGACCTCTATTCCGGTGGCTACGAGGTCTACACCAGCCTGCAGAGCGAGCTCCAGGCGGCTGCAGACAGCGCACTGCGCAAGGGGCTGCTGAGCTACGATCGCCGCCACGGCTATCGCGGCCCGGAAGCGCAGCTGATGATTCGCGAAGACGAGCCACTGGATGACACCCGCATTCAGCAGACCCTGGCCGAAATGCCGCTGTACGGTAATCTCGAAGCTGCTGTCGTCAAACAGGTTGATGAAAACGCCGCAACCGTCCAGCTCGCCGGCCGTCGGGAGGTCGTGCTCGACCTGGACGCTGTGCGCTGGGCGCGCTCATTTATCGATGTGGATACCAGAGGACCCGTCATCACCCGGGTTACCGACGTGCTGGGCCCGGGTGATCTGATCCGGGTCGAGTACCTGGGGAAGGTGGCCCGGGAGATCGACGACAGCCAGGCTGCGGAAGCCGCGGCGGCAACCGGAGGCGGTGCCCTGGCTTCCGCTCCCGTAACCGAGGTTCTGGTGGACGCCTGGCGCCTCGCCCAGCTTCCGGAAATTCAGGGCGCCCTGGTCTCCCTCAATCCGGATACGGGCGCGGTGCTTGCGCTCTCCGGTGGATTCGATTTCGGCATGAACCAGTACAACCATGCCATCCAGGCCGCCCGTCAGCCCGGCTCGGGTTTCAAACCCTTCGTCTACTCGGCGGCTCTGAATTCCGGTGTCACGCCGGCCAGCATATTCATGGATGCCCCGCTGGTCTTCGACGATAAGAACCTGGAATCCGAGTACCGACCTGACAACGACAACAATCAGTACAACGGGCCGACCCGCCTGCGCGTCGCCCTGTACCGGTCCATCAACCTGGTGTCGATGCGGGTGCTGCTCGATGTCGGCGCCGGCAACGTGCTTTCCCACGCCCAGCGTTTCGGCTTCGATACCTCAACTTTCCCCCGCAATACCCAGCTGGCTGTCGGTGGCGGCACCATGGCCGTGACCCCCCTGCAGATGGCCAGCGCCTATGCCATCATCGCCAATGGCGGCTGGAAGGTAGAGCCCAATCTCGTCACGCGGGTGGTCGACATCACCGGCACGGAAGTCTTCAAACCCATGTATTCGGTCGTGTGCAGAGAGTGCAGCGAAGACGCTCCGGCATCTCCAGCGAGCGAAGAACCTTCGAGTCTGGAAGATCTGCTGGCACAGACGGCCGAAGGCGGAACACCCGCCGCCGTGGTACCGCCTGCGCCCAGAACCATCGACGCCCGCAATGCCTGGATCATGAACAACATGCTGCAGGATGTGATCAAGCGCGGCACCGGACGCCGGGCCGCAGTCGAATTGCAGCGCTCGGACATCGCCGGCAAAACCGGAACCACCAACGACGCAGCCGACACCTGGTTCAACGGCTACAACCCGGACGTCGTCACCACGGTTTGGGTCGGCTTCCCGAATCACCAGGCTCTGGGCTCCAGAGAATACGGATCCAACACCCCGCTGCCGATCTGGATCGACTATATGAAAGTGGCCCTGGCGGATCGACCCCAGATCTCCCGGCCGCAACCTCCGGGTATCGTCACCCGCAAGATCAATCCGCGCACGGGCGAACTGGCGAGCGCCCAGGATTCAGATGCGATATTCGAATACTTCCTGCAGGAGCATGTGCCGACCACGTCGATCGCCGAGCGGCGGATTGAGCGGAAGGATGATGAAATCAAGGCGGTCGATATTTTCTGA